atgaattggcagccatttatgaatagcatCTATAAACTTCAAAAACAGCCCTTACAGTAAGTAGTCTGGTACTGTTTACACTGTAAGACTTTTTTGTCTGGAAGGCCAAGGTTGttcttggaaaacaaaaatggaagAGTTTGATGTCTGGGAAATGGCACCATGAGATTTGTGGAGACAAACCTTTACAAATAATGGAGAGGTACAATTAACACCCACTGCAACAATCTAAAATACATAGGAAAGAGATGACAAATTTCAGTTTAAGCTTATGCATCGAAACAAATGCAACAAACACAACGCAAAGATAACAATAGTACTTAATTCTTATTGGCTTACTTGTTCAGAGCTACTGATGGTTTGAACAACATCACTGAACAACTCTCCATGGCATGTGTGTCTGTCATCCTAAAAGCATCATGAGGAGCACCCAGCAAAGAgtcaaaattgtaaaattaataatcatttttttagaATACCCTCAGGCATTTCAACCTTGACCTATGTCattgacaaataaaaaaaaaacaaatgaaataatacAAAAGTATAGAACCAAAAAACAGTACATcaataattaaaagaaagagaaacaaaataattaatatcatGCAGAAAGTAAAGCTCAGAGACCTTTCATAAAGTGCATCTTGTACTGTAAACAAGGTCACCAAACTTTGGAAGGACTTATTGCCTTTCTTTCAAgatattgttttaaaaacttgGTTTTATTTAACTGGaataacattaattattattatttattttatcgaAAAGTTAAACGCTAAAAGAttctttaaaaacattttaaaaattctaaaaacGGATGACGTTTCGGCGTTTTATTGTTTCACGTTTTATATATTCTTGTTTGAACTTTTACCGTCTTGACTTGACAATGGCGTAGAATAATGCGGAAACGTCATCcgtttttagaattttttaaactgtTTTTAAAGAATCTTTTAGCGTTTaacttttcaataaaatgtttttccaAATCGCTcctattatttatttctcacTGAAATATTCTTTCATTAAAGCAAGGAGAAAACAATAGCTTTTACTTACCTTACATGACAATGAAAGCCAAGCTTTAGCAGCAGGGAATTCTTTAAGAAGATCAACCAAAGCCTCTGCTTCTTTCTTcagaagaaaaccaaaagaacAAAGTACTAGTCTTATATATATTTGTTGGTTGCAGCACTTACAAGGACTAAAGTTGAGCCTGTGCTCTTCCTAAATATAAAAGAATAAGAGGCAACAGCACACTCTTACAATGCTTGAAATGTCGATGTCATGTATAGCCTACAAAATAACTTCCTTCTGGGTCAGGCTGTGTGGTTGTTGTTGGTAAGTTTCTAATTGGGAATCACTATAATTTAAAGGAGGTTGAATGAATGGTGTGTGCTTTTGTAGTGGAAAGGGAATTTAACACATTAACACACAAACCTGAGCAGGAATGGTCTCCAGAGCTAGAATATCAACTCCAGCATCAAGCAAGGCTTTCATTCTGGGTCTGTGCCAGTCCACAAGATCCTGAAATGACAGAACACAGTACACATGTTTGAACttgtacaaaatgaaaataatattgcatTTCAATGAAGAAATAAGGATGTCTTAACTCAAGGCTGGCACAATGTTGATATGTAATAATTTCTTTATTACCTGTACCTTTAATGACATGTTATCAACATATTTCCCATTGTATTCAGACCTATCACACTGAGAAGCACCATACGCTCCAATTGATCCTGCCACAAAACACTGTTTCCAATTCCTAAGGTGACAGAATTTGACAGTTGAATCCCTATACAGTAACTTGGACAATTACTCAAGAGAAATAGAAATACTGAAAAATGAGTATGCTAGATATAGAGTGAATattcttgaagaaaaaagcaacTATACAGTAGGAGACTGATGACATCCTGTCCTGGACATATCAAGGCGACAAGTATGATACCTCAGCATTTACTGTTGAACAAGGTTCACTCATTGGCTTTTACCTGCCAATTTCATTGCAGGCTTCATGTGCTAATTTTACTGCTTTTTGAATTGCATCAAGAGCCTTGCTTTCATCAAGTCTACAGTGCTGCACAAGGTGCTCTATACTGgcctaaaaataaaacataacaTAAGATTCTGTTTCTTTATGCCATACCGCTCAATGATCGACATCAGTGTCCTTACAGACAACAGTCTTTCCCAAtattgcaaaataaataataaatttagcaATATGATGTATTTATAAATATTGTAAGGATGTGACGTATTCTACCTGATAAGTTGCAGTGATGAAAACATCAGCTCCACTTAGGAGAAAACTATTGGTACAagaaatcaaaaaaaaaatttgtatcttcaaaatttttatgtaAACATTACTTCGACCAAAGGTAAACCACTGGTGGAATATTTGAGAAGATCCCTTCTTCGTCTGATCGACTGAAGGCAAAGGAATGGCTAGTCCCGTGGATGTATTTTCCATGACCAACTTACGATTTCATTTTTACTTCAATCTCTAAACTTACCTAGGATTTCGAGACTGAGTGAGGGTCTGAGGGACATAACCATCTAGTAAACTTTGCAATCATTTCAGTTGCAGACTTAAATGTTACCTTTTATGAATGTTCTTGATGGCTTTTGGGTGATCAACCAGAAGCCTTGCGCTCCATAATGGATGATCCTAGGAGACAAATTACAGATCGTGGCGAGAAGGGTGGGAAGAATGTTTGTTGGcatgtcaaaaattcaaattatgtTTTACCTTAATATCAAATCCAGCTCTGATTAACTCTGATCCTAACCCTCCATCTAACACGAGAAACTTTCTCCCATCCATTTAGCCATTTAGTACAATCATCGAAGGAGATGATGGATTATGTGCCGCGATGATGGTTAATTTCAAGCAGGCGTTCATTGCAAGAGTGATAACAAACTGAAACCAAGTTGGAAACACATCGAAACGAGGCTAACGGTTGCTAAGACAATCCAATCTGGACGAAGATTTCTATAAAGTTGCAATGGTTAGatgattattttgttcttattttgttcCTGTCTTTTGGAATTTAATGATTCAATTGACTAAGTGGATGCTTTCTTAACTTATTTAAAGGCTGCCTCAGATGAGCGGTATGCGTTTTTGGCGGAATGGTATGACTCTCGGGCTGCACTTATGAGAAAATACCAGCTCCTTTTCTATCCTAACGACCGCTCCGTAGAGATGGTAATGGTTTCacgtttaattttttgacattattttaGCTCATTTTTCATAAACTGGAAAGTAGGTTCAGGGTTGAAAGCAAAACTCCCCTCTTCAGCAACTTGATGGAGTTTATACCACCAGATAAATTTCTgctatttgattggttgagacCTATGGTAAATAATTTCAGCTAAATTTTAACTACACCTGAGACATTTCTGTTGTCCGATTGACTGAATAGTGGCATTTCAGCCATGAATTACATGCTATTATCTTTTCAAATACATTAGGAATAGTAATTTTAATCTTAAAGTAAAATAAGTTTGTTAGTTGGAGAAGGTGAATAAGACAACAGTAGATGAGCTTCCCCTTCTTTAACACTGTTGTAGATGTGGAATGAATGTTGGAGTAGACAGGGctgagaaataataataacaaataatattaatcaCTTTATTTGAGTTTCAGTGGATTTAGCTGAGCATAGTTGctttacaaacattttaaactGAGGAGACtgcaaatcaaactgaatcccatcaaataaaatcaaatttttggttttttgtgagaggggaaaccgaAGTACtgggggaaaaacctctcagagcagagaaaaaaaaaaaacaaaaaactcaaCCCATATATGGTGTTAAGGACAGAATCAAACCCAGGCCACTTTCGTGGAAGgggagtgctctcaccactgtaCAAACTGTCAGTGCTTCAAAAAAAAGTAGTAGTAAATAcaaattgatgaaaaaaaaaaaagaagtaaattCAACCTTAGTAATTGAATCCTTCTATTTCCcttgatttgttattttctggTGGTTTCTTAAGTGTTATTTAATGTTATAACATTTCAGTATGATATCAAGAATAGACGTCTTTTTCTCAAACGATCACTGATAGATGGCCTAGAGCTTCATCATCTCTTCATTGGAGCAATAATTAATATCCACTCGCGTCAGGTAATGCAATACCGTCTGCAATGAGGAATCATTTCCATATTGAGAATGGTTcttttttctaaagaaacttgCTTACTCTTCCTTTTGATAGTGTTAAGTTCTGAGTACTTTCACAACAGTGTTGTTATGTTGTCACATAAACCTGGAGGAAAACCCTACACCAGTCAACATGctaatattataaattattgctGATATTATATTGCTCAAGCTTactttttgctgaaaaaatAGTTAACATGGTGAAAATCATATggttatttgcattttgtcaGTAAATTTGTGGCCAATTCTCTAAGTAAACATCAGTTTCTTATCTGATGTCTTCAATAGTCAGCAAGCTGTGTGGCCAGCAGTTTTAAAGAAATGGTTGCCTCATTCAGGCCACAGTTGTTTGAAGCGTGGATAGGGCTATCCAcaggataaatcactatccactggataactcaataatagttttaattgtgtttatccgctggatagtAATTTCTCCGGCGAATAGCGCTATCCAatgtttgaacaactggggcctgttGAGAACTGTTGGATCAGAAGCATGTATGTTACcggtcaaaattatttttaggttattctatttttaaactagtctatttttttcaaaccaggtaaatttgtctcaacctaggtcaatttgtttcaacctagatcagtttggggctagtaaaaaaacacaggtcacaggccaCTAGTCACATATCGTTGCTTGCCAATagagaaagtatcctaaacattcattaaagctagccttaggcctaatttgaaaaaataagcTAGTTTcaaaatagaataacctaaaaataattttgacctgtaacatacatgttgtggtttaaatttattcttggtttaatgttttttgaactggtttcaattttatttgccattgttccagattaagGTAacgaatacatgacaaaagaaaataaaaattgaaccagttttaaaaattttgcaaactaaatttaaaccacaacatatacatcACTTTCAATAGATCGGATCATTCTAGTAGAGTGCACGGTAATTGCCTTcgcaaaatataaaatattcaAAGACTGAAGACAAAAACGTTTACTTAAGGACTGactttgcttttgttatttatgCTTGATTTTAGTTAACAATAACAGATTATGCCGATCAACGAACTTCAAACCTTCTTaggaacaaaaatgaaaagtaagtTAGAGTTAAATAtgaaactttttaaaaataatttgtagaaATTGAGACTTTTACTTTGTGTAGTTTtcattatataattatttttagtttttttccattgttgATTGacttacaatttttttcttagaacATTGGCAATGATAAAGCCAGATGCTGTATCACAGATGGGTGAGTCATACATGTAATGATAATACTCACtgtatttaaataatttattccaaGTTAATTCAAGTTCTAGTTGATCAGAAACATAATAAATTTTTCTCCTGAAACTCCACGCTACTGTTCAcaaattgttgttttattaaacaaaaaactgtGTGAGTTTACAGGATTAATAAACCACTATGAAAACTTTATAAAACAATGGGTAATGCACACACTTTGTAATTTAATGGCTTGTTAACAACATTCGTCGCAAGTGGAGGTTAGGTGCCCAAAGACAACTCTACACTTGGCGAGCAACCCACCCCCTGCAGGATGGAACCACCCCTGTGGCCAGCAGTAtccacaacccagccacgagcccccgCCCCAATGcagggaaaaaacaaaacaaaataagacaacACTAACATGGGCACCAGTCACACTGAAAGAGATTCAGTGGAAGCCAATAAAATAAGACTAAAgccaaataataatagcaaaaatagtaataaagaaaaccaCCGAAACCAAGGAatgaccaaaataataataataataataataatgggagGGGAGGGAAGGGGAACGCATACAAACGCGCCCTACAACGCTCCGCTAACCACACACTAAAATACTGCCAAGCTGCACGTGTGATGAGTAGGCCGCTGACCGTTGATAAAGGATACACCTTAGCAACCAGAGCCGCTGAGCGCACGCACTGCGGACAGGTGTAGTAGGACTGAAAATGCCTGGAGAAACAACACAACGCTAAAAACAACACCAATAATACAACGCTAACAACGCAATACAACGCTAAGACACAACGCAACGCTAAGACGCAATGCAACGCTATTAAAGACGCAATGCACTGCTCAGACGCCAAGCACCGCTAAGACGCAATGCCCCGCTAAGACGCAACGCCAACGCTAAACCACAATGCCCCCAGGTATAACGCTTGCTCCTCgttgttaactaagttaaattgtatttaaccaCATTAAATTATGGATAATAAACTCAGTTCTGAAAGCTTTGAAATATTATTGCAAGATGAATTGCAAGGTGAATGATTTACAAACTTTTTCTCGTGTTCTCTTGATGtcattcatttgtttattaGAAATTTAAGCGAGCTGGAGAGCACACCGCTAATTAGTCAAGTGGTCTGTACTTGAAACTATGGACAGCtagatcaaccaatcacagggCACATTGTACCTGAGAAATATAATAAATTACATATTACTACATTTTACTAACCTAACCAGGTCTGGACTGTACTCTGATATACGGCTCACTTTGTGTTTACAACGCACAGGAGGTATCATTGACATGATCCACCAAGAAGGCTTCCATATCTGTGAAGCAAAGATGGTCAGGCTTTCATCGTGAGTTCTATTGTGACTACTGAATCGTATTTCCTTGTGAAATTTCTATGATGGTAACATTTTCATGTCAATTTCACAATCATGTTTAGGGAGCTGGCAGCAAAGTTTTATGCAGAGCACCAAGGAAAGCCATTTTTTAGGTACTGTACATTTACAGTCAATTTTGCAATAAAACATTGCTTAATGtggttaaatgaaatttaagtGAATTAACAACTAGGAGTAACTGCGGCCAGTTGTTGTCAGTGCTTTTGTTATACTTGTGCATTTGTTGGATTCCTCGTGCATTTGTTGGATTCCTCATGCTTTGAGAGCTTATTTATCGGTGTGGCAGGAAGAAGGAGCATTTTGTGTGGAGCATTTAGCAGTGTtttcccctccccccccccctactTTGCACTGTTTATCACTGTGACGGTTGTCTGTCTTCTCTGGGGTGTGGGGGCTCATgcctgggttgtcaggttttgccagccatcagtgcagtctccatcttggagctggctgccaatagtggaagTTCCTGTATGTCTCAGGCACCCAGCCTCTACCTAGCAACACAGTTGTTAGTAAACATTTTAAGATAAAAAGAACCAGTAAAAATAAGGATGGTTCCACACTATCCTCATTCTTTATCGAGTCAAAAAGTGATCAACTTAAGATATAATAAACCTCGCACTGGAGGCTAAGTTGGTTGAGCACCAAGGCTGCCAAGTGGGAGGTCATGAATAATTTGACTCAAGCTGGAtgaacactcagggtcttaaaacaACCggggagaaagtgctgcctttgtataAATAACGCCTGGAAATGgtaagactttcaagtcttctcgggtAAGGACTAAAAACCATGGGTCCCGTCTCGCAAATACCCTCCATGTtcataagttcaatgtgggatgTTAAAGAAGTCACACACTATGCAAGgagagtagggcatggagttccctgtgctgtggctgtcctttgtaaAATTATGTAtaaggggttagggttagggttaggagttagggttagggttagggttaggagAATGGATTATCAAACTAAAAACAATGTCAAGTTAAACGAAAATTTTGGCCCTTATGAAGTCAGTTTGCATATTCAAATTGTTGGGCTTGAGAttcttaaagtgctactat
This sequence is a window from Acropora palmata chromosome 9, jaAcrPala1.3, whole genome shotgun sequence. Protein-coding genes within it:
- the LOC141892274 gene encoding homocysteine S-methyltransferase YbgG-like isoform X3, translated to MDGRKFLVLDGGLGSELIRAGFDIKDHPLWSARLLVDHPKAIKNIHKSFLLSGADVFITATYQASIEHLVQHCRLDESKALDAIQKAVKLAHEACNEIGRNWKQCFVAGSIGAYGASQCDRSEYNGKYVDNMSLKVQDLVDWHRPRMKALLDAGVDILALETIPAQKEAEALVDLLKEFPAAKAWLSLSCKDDRHTCHGELFSDVVQTISSSEQIVAVGVNCTSPLFVKSLLQSIKGKVDLPFVVYPECGGEWKDGE
- the LOC141892274 gene encoding homocysteine S-methyltransferase YbgG-like isoform X1, yielding MDGRKFLVLDGGLGSELIRAGFDIKDHPLWSARLLVDHPKAIKNIHKSFLLSGADVFITATYQASIEHLVQHCRLDESKALDAIQKAVKLAHEACNEIGRNWKQCFVAGSIGAYGASQCDRSEYNGKYVDNMSLKVQDLVDWHRPRMKALLDAGVDILALETIPAQKEAEALVDLLKEFPAAKAWLSLSCKDDRHTCHGELFSDVVQTISSSEQIVAVGVNCTSPLFVKSLLQSIKGKVDLPFVVYPECGGEWKDGERMLWHTARRYRKDLERCGQA
- the LOC141892274 gene encoding homocysteine S-methyltransferase YbgG-like isoform X2 — encoded protein: MDGRKFLVLDGGLGSELIRAGFDIKDHPLWSARLLVDHPKAIKNIHKSFLLSGADVFITATYQASIEHLVQHCRLDESKALDAIQKAVKLAHEACNEIGRNWKQCFVAGSIGAYGASQCDRSEYNGKYVDNMSLKDLVDWHRPRMKALLDAGVDILALETIPAQKEAEALVDLLKEFPAAKAWLSLSCKDDRHTCHGELFSDVVQTISSSEQIVAVGVNCTSPLFVKSLLQSIKGKVDLPFVVYPECGGEWKDGERMLWHTARRYRKDLERCGQA